From Alienimonas californiensis, a single genomic window includes:
- a CDS encoding sulfatase-like hydrolase/transferase translates to MTRELKRTIPAASRFAVSLFLLTCSAASAGPQADRPPNVVFVLADDLGWSELGCYGNDFHETPHLDRLAAEGMRFTHAYAAAPVCSPYRAALLTGQHPARIGILDYLRPNSANALSTSHVTLSEMLGRRGYVSGKIGKWHLSGYAAHGAEHEVTPADHGFDEDLAGEVKGVGNGANFWPYVFRDQPMRWIDLPNNRLGENEYLTDRLNLEAVEFIERHRDEPFFLYLSHYAPHTILNGRPDLVEKYRAKHAPGPSGRERCHLCEDARLGGGDPGGHWAVDHNPHLAAMVESIDDGVGLIEAKLTELGLAENTIFIFTSDNGGETNVTSNAPLRGGKSELYEGGIRVPLIVRWPGTVPAGAVCDRPTQNVDYYPTLLEAAGIDPDPAQELDGVSVLKTWKDPAAAIPREALYWHYPLDEPHFLGGVSAGAIRVGEWKLIERFDSGEAQLFSLEEDPGETTNLAAKRPAEADRLRVQLAAWRGAVGARTPSPPLLAEPRQLYFAEHFHPGQLSERLWYNADWAAEDGVLKRLATGSPDTRIFLRDAEYRDAVIRFDFRLGAAEDVRLMTGSGGHYNTVLHVRPDHFFLQTAQDRSAPYFSYRHGECAYKFDPDRWYTMTVEFLGDEAIAHLDHEHLVHAQHPIIDRTREYFALQVDEHAARFDNVQIWSAAAQQPPAGRGTVGAAAGRFPVEKSLREQFDIRSTNAHEWFYQRDETYRDLVRRVDELDAERKERFPDAFRSHKEYKEAVQNERKRLLNEDPIYKEALFATHRADRAIDAWLIARQPELEALPNDRQKAALGRLRGQFAENAELLALMNNSQQAQDRLEAAYPQLYVSDEEINARKKSAAEASRNDPEFRRLTKERAEAYLAQQDYLLNADEELRRLAALVAEGPPSN, encoded by the coding sequence GTGACCCGCGAATTGAAGCGTACGATCCCCGCGGCGTCGCGGTTCGCGGTCAGTCTGTTCCTGCTGACGTGTTCAGCCGCGAGCGCCGGCCCGCAGGCCGACCGTCCGCCCAACGTCGTGTTCGTGCTCGCCGACGATCTCGGCTGGTCAGAACTGGGCTGCTACGGGAACGACTTTCATGAGACGCCGCATCTCGATCGACTCGCCGCCGAGGGGATGCGGTTCACCCACGCCTACGCCGCGGCGCCGGTCTGCTCGCCGTATCGGGCGGCGCTATTGACGGGGCAGCACCCGGCACGCATCGGGATCCTCGATTATCTGCGGCCGAATTCGGCCAATGCGCTGTCGACGTCTCACGTCACCCTGTCCGAGATGTTGGGCCGGCGCGGGTACGTGTCCGGGAAGATCGGCAAATGGCACCTGTCCGGCTACGCCGCCCACGGGGCGGAGCACGAGGTGACGCCGGCGGACCACGGGTTCGACGAGGACCTCGCCGGCGAGGTGAAGGGGGTCGGCAACGGGGCGAACTTCTGGCCCTACGTCTTCCGCGATCAGCCGATGCGGTGGATCGACTTGCCGAACAACCGCCTCGGCGAGAATGAATACCTCACCGACCGGCTGAACCTCGAAGCCGTCGAGTTTATCGAGCGACATCGCGACGAGCCGTTCTTCCTCTACCTCAGTCATTACGCCCCGCACACGATCCTGAACGGACGGCCGGATTTGGTGGAGAAGTATCGCGCGAAGCACGCGCCGGGGCCGTCCGGGCGGGAGCGCTGCCACCTGTGCGAGGACGCGCGCCTCGGCGGGGGGGACCCGGGCGGCCACTGGGCCGTCGACCACAACCCGCACCTCGCGGCGATGGTGGAGTCGATCGACGACGGCGTCGGATTGATCGAGGCGAAGCTGACGGAATTGGGCCTCGCGGAAAACACGATCTTTATCTTCACGAGCGATAACGGCGGCGAAACGAACGTGACCTCGAACGCCCCGCTCCGCGGCGGCAAGAGCGAGCTTTACGAAGGCGGCATCCGCGTGCCGCTGATCGTGCGTTGGCCGGGGACCGTCCCGGCCGGCGCCGTATGCGACCGGCCGACCCAGAACGTGGACTACTACCCCACGCTGCTCGAGGCCGCGGGGATCGACCCGGACCCGGCCCAAGAACTGGACGGCGTCTCCGTGTTAAAAACGTGGAAGGATCCGGCGGCGGCGATCCCGCGGGAGGCGCTGTATTGGCACTACCCGCTCGACGAGCCGCATTTTCTCGGCGGCGTCTCCGCCGGGGCGATCCGGGTCGGCGAGTGGAAGCTGATCGAGCGGTTCGACTCCGGCGAGGCGCAACTGTTCTCGCTGGAGGAGGACCCGGGCGAGACGACGAACCTCGCGGCAAAGCGCCCGGCGGAGGCGGATCGGTTGCGGGTGCAGTTGGCCGCGTGGCGCGGGGCCGTGGGCGCCCGCACCCCCTCGCCGCCTCTGCTCGCTGAGCCGCGACAGCTCTATTTTGCGGAGCATTTCCACCCCGGGCAGCTCAGCGAGCGGTTGTGGTACAACGCGGACTGGGCAGCGGAGGACGGCGTCCTCAAGCGACTCGCCACCGGGTCGCCCGACACCCGGATCTTCCTCCGCGACGCGGAGTACCGGGACGCGGTGATCCGGTTCGACTTCCGCCTCGGCGCCGCCGAGGACGTGCGGCTGATGACCGGCAGCGGGGGCCACTACAACACCGTGTTGCATGTGCGGCCCGACCATTTTTTTCTGCAAACGGCTCAGGACCGGTCGGCGCCGTACTTCTCCTACCGGCACGGCGAGTGCGCCTACAAATTCGACCCGGACCGCTGGTACACGATGACCGTCGAATTCCTCGGCGACGAAGCGATCGCCCACCTCGATCACGAGCATCTGGTGCACGCGCAGCACCCCATCATTGATCGCACGCGCGAGTACTTCGCTCTGCAGGTCGACGAGCACGCCGCCCGGTTCGACAACGTGCAGATCTGGTCCGCGGCCGCACAACAGCCCCCCGCCGGCCGCGGGACGGTCGGGGCCGCCGCCGGCCGGTTCCCGGTCGAGAAGTCGCTGCGCGAGCAGTTCGACATCCGCAGCACGAACGCTCACGAATGGTTTTATCAACGCGACGAAACCTACCGGGATCTCGTCCGGCGGGTCGACGAGCTGGACGCCGAGCGGAAGGAACGCTTTCCCGACGCCTTCCGTTCCCACAAGGAGTATAAAGAAGCTGTTCAAAACGAACGGAAGCGCCTGCTGAACGAGGATCCCATTTATAAGGAAGCGCTGTTCGCCACCCATCGCGCGGACCGGGCGATCGACGCATGGCTGATCGCCCGCCAACCGGAGTTGGAGGCCCTGCCGAACGATCGGCAAAAAGCCGCGCTCGGCCGACTGCGCGGGCAGTTCGCCGAGAATGCCGAACTGCTCGCTTTGATGAACAACTCTCAGCAGGCGCAGGACCGGCTGGAAGCGGCGTATCCGCAGCTGTACGTCAGCGATGAGGAGATTAACGCTCGGAAGAAGTCGGCTGCGGAGGCGAGCCGGAACGATCCGGAGTTCCGCCGTCTGACGAAAGAACGCGCCGAGGCCTACCTCGCCCAGCAAGACTATCTTCTCAACGCCGATGAGGAACTACGGCGCCTGGCCGCCCTTGTCGCGGAAGGCCCTCCCTCAAACTGA
- a CDS encoding halocarboxylic acid dehydrogenase DehI family protein, translated as MFGIGRPQPVDEYEARGEVERVYHEIRQSLRVRGVNLLFRTWAGYEGFLPVAWDALRPNLETRAFEDAADAVRTAAVRAATPLGPLGARGACGLGESQGWQLSRSLALYHYVNPKLLVLVSAARLALAGERVGGAAAGDPPERIERGEPAAMLPMEMVDEEPDDERLQELFADLKATLDLPSVNSDYRTLALWPDYLAAAWERLKPIVARPEYAAAADELRATSRRLAADLPLPVPLSAEGVREAGADPDALLEKTETFERLLPGLILNVALFSQDWRSPEELRVSPYPAAPRPPQSRSPR; from the coding sequence GTGTTCGGGATCGGTCGACCGCAGCCGGTGGACGAGTACGAAGCCCGGGGGGAGGTGGAACGGGTCTACCACGAAATCCGCCAGTCGTTGCGGGTCCGGGGGGTGAACCTGCTGTTCCGCACCTGGGCCGGGTACGAGGGGTTCCTGCCGGTCGCGTGGGACGCCCTCCGCCCGAACCTGGAGACGCGGGCGTTCGAGGACGCCGCCGACGCGGTCCGGACCGCCGCGGTCCGGGCGGCGACGCCGCTCGGCCCGCTCGGAGCCCGCGGCGCCTGCGGGTTGGGGGAGAGCCAGGGCTGGCAACTGTCGCGGTCGCTGGCGCTCTACCACTACGTGAACCCGAAATTATTGGTGCTGGTCTCCGCCGCCCGCCTGGCCCTCGCCGGGGAGAGGGTCGGCGGCGCCGCGGCGGGCGACCCGCCGGAGCGGATCGAACGGGGGGAGCCGGCGGCCATGCTCCCGATGGAGATGGTCGACGAGGAGCCGGACGACGAGCGGCTGCAGGAGCTCTTCGCGGACCTGAAGGCGACGCTCGACCTGCCGAGCGTCAACAGCGACTACCGGACGCTCGCCCTCTGGCCGGACTACCTCGCCGCCGCCTGGGAGCGGCTCAAGCCGATCGTCGCGCGGCCGGAGTACGCCGCCGCCGCCGACGAACTCCGGGCGACGTCCCGCCGGCTCGCGGCGGACCTCCCGCTGCCGGTCCCGCTCTCGGCCGAGGGGGTCCGCGAGGCCGGCGCCGACCCGGACGCGCTCCTCGAGAAGACGGAGACGTTCGAACGCCTCCTGCCGGGGCTGATTCTCAACGTCGCCCTGTTTTCGCAGGACTGGCGGTCGCCGGAGGAACTGCGCGTGTCACCGTACCCCGCCGCCCCCCGGCCCCCGCAGAGCAGGAGCCCCCGATGA
- a CDS encoding alpha/beta fold hydrolase, with the protein MNWREWQNRQRLTELGDRFVSYVDEGDGPPVVLLHGIPTWSYLWHGLLPELAGRRRALAPDLLGFGFSDRRDGFDRSIARQAEAIDAWMDALGLDSAAIVAHDIGGGVALRLATLFPHRVERLCLMNSVCYDSWPIEAMLQFGHPGAYRKASASTTHALLRQMLKGGLASSPEPELLDGLIAPYRTEVGKLSLIRDAAALNTNLTTELTPLLPGIDAATLILWGEDDTFQLPKYAERLADDVPGARLVPISDARHFVMWDQPEIVAEQVAAFLDA; encoded by the coding sequence ATGAACTGGCGGGAGTGGCAGAACCGACAGCGGCTGACGGAACTGGGGGACCGGTTCGTCAGCTACGTCGACGAGGGGGACGGGCCGCCCGTCGTGCTGCTGCACGGCATCCCGACCTGGAGCTACCTCTGGCACGGCCTGCTGCCGGAGCTCGCCGGGCGGCGCCGGGCGCTCGCGCCCGACCTGCTCGGCTTCGGGTTCTCCGACCGGCGGGACGGCTTCGACCGCTCCATCGCCCGCCAGGCGGAGGCGATCGACGCCTGGATGGATGCCCTGGGTCTCGATTCGGCGGCGATCGTCGCCCACGACATCGGCGGCGGCGTCGCCCTGCGGCTGGCGACGCTCTTCCCGCACCGCGTCGAGCGCCTCTGCCTGATGAACTCGGTCTGTTACGACTCCTGGCCGATCGAGGCGATGCTCCAGTTCGGTCACCCGGGGGCGTACCGCAAAGCGTCGGCCTCGACGACGCACGCGCTGCTCAGGCAGATGCTCAAGGGGGGACTGGCCTCCTCGCCCGAGCCCGAGTTGCTCGACGGCCTGATCGCCCCGTACCGGACGGAGGTCGGCAAGCTCAGCCTGATCCGCGACGCCGCGGCCCTGAACACGAACCTGACGACCGAACTGACCCCGCTGCTCCCGGGGATCGACGCGGCGACGCTGATCCTCTGGGGCGAGGACGACACGTTCCAGCTCCCGAAATACGCGGAGCGGCTGGCAGACGACGTGCCGGGGGCGCGGTTGGTTCCGATCTCCGACGCGCGGCACTTCGTGATGTGGGACCAGCCGGAGATCGTCGCCGAGCAGGTCGCCGCCTTCCTCGACGCCTGA
- a CDS encoding VIT1/CCC1 transporter family protein, translated as MPTPARDERPPASPRFATSGRYLRDAVYGATDGTVTTFAVVSGVEGAGLSPRIVLILGVANLVGDGFSMAAGNYLSTKAERQRRSEAERPATDEPADEAGPAATESPVAKTPVADTPNPLRAALVTFVAFAAAGAVPLLPYALGPVLPYALGPVAGRNPAPLSAGLTAATFFGIGAGKALFVRTRWWLAGLESLAIGGAAAALAYYCGALLAGLA; from the coding sequence TTGCCGACTCCCGCACGTGACGAAAGGCCGCCCGCGTCGCCCCGGTTCGCCACCTCGGGCCGCTACCTCCGCGACGCCGTCTACGGCGCCACGGACGGCACGGTGACGACGTTCGCGGTGGTCTCCGGCGTGGAGGGCGCGGGGCTGTCGCCGCGAATCGTGCTGATCCTCGGCGTGGCGAACCTGGTGGGCGACGGCTTCAGCATGGCCGCGGGCAACTATCTCTCGACGAAAGCGGAACGACAGCGGCGGAGTGAAGCCGAGCGCCCGGCGACGGACGAACCGGCGGACGAAGCCGGTCCCGCCGCAACCGAGTCTCCGGTCGCCAAGACGCCCGTCGCCGACACGCCGAATCCGCTGCGGGCCGCGCTGGTCACCTTCGTCGCGTTCGCCGCCGCGGGGGCGGTTCCCCTGCTGCCATACGCCTTGGGCCCCGTCCTGCCATACGCCTTGGGCCCCGTCGCCGGCAGGAACCCAGCCCCGCTCAGCGCCGGATTGACCGCGGCGACGTTCTTCGGCATCGGCGCCGGCAAGGCGTTGTTCGTCCGCACCCGCTGGTGGCTGGCTGGGCTAGAGTCGCTGGCAATCGGCGGGGCGGCGGCGGCGTTGGCCTACTACTGCGGGGCGCTGCTGGCCGGACTGGCGTGA
- a CDS encoding beta-lactamase hydrolase domain-containing protein yields the protein MQNAMKISDDVTVGPQPSEAELRELAGDGFKTVVNFRTDGEEDQPLSPSAEGDKVRAEGLEYLNVPVSMDSMGPDLVDRFREKYADLPKPVFAHCKSGKRAGAMVMMHVAVERGMSGDETLKQAEEMGFECDQPELEDMVKNYVDARTGKEGA from the coding sequence ATGCAAAACGCCATGAAGATCAGCGACGACGTCACGGTCGGCCCGCAGCCGAGCGAGGCGGAACTCCGCGAACTCGCCGGCGACGGCTTCAAAACCGTCGTGAACTTCCGCACCGACGGCGAGGAGGACCAGCCGCTCTCCCCGTCCGCCGAAGGCGATAAGGTGCGGGCGGAGGGACTGGAGTACCTCAACGTCCCGGTTTCGATGGACTCCATGGGGCCGGATCTGGTGGACCGGTTCCGCGAAAAATACGCCGACCTGCCCAAGCCCGTCTTCGCCCACTGCAAAAGCGGCAAGCGGGCCGGGGCGATGGTGATGATGCACGTCGCCGTCGAACGCGGCATGAGCGGCGACGAGACGCTGAAGCAGGCCGAGGAGATGGGATTCGAGTGCGACCAGCCGGAACTGGAGGACATGGTGAAGAACTACGTCGACGCCCGCACCGGAAAGGAGGGCGCGTGA
- a CDS encoding MBL fold metallo-hydrolase yields the protein MLVLEQINTPGIAQLSYLIGDSGAGTAAVIDPRPDCGVYLELAERHGLSITHAIETHIHADFLSGSRALKSRLGGEITVCVSGEEDPDYGYDVRRLRDGDRLTFGDVTLTARHTPGHTPEHLAYEVADGDDVDNPWGVFSGDSLFVGSLGRPDLLGEEETEELARKLFRTMRDYYRNLDDGVLVYPGHGAGSACGADIGDRPVTTIGREKRENEALDIDDEDAFLKFIKEGAPPVPAHYPRLKKVNLQPHDLARGPACPPLSVKAFRQRSEDGDVQLLDTRDMLAFGGGHVPGAINIGDRDELSVWAGDMLDPDRPLLLIAYDDGLIPELVTLIYRVGFTRFAGYLAGGMTAWNNSGLPLAKVRELTVKELNERRGDVQPLDVRSDGEWGSGRVPGATHFYVGEMRDGSLPDLDKDRPVACYCGSGYRASIAASLLKRGGFAEVINVPGSWGAWKKQDLPVEGGE from the coding sequence ATGCTCGTTCTTGAACAGATCAACACCCCGGGGATCGCCCAACTCTCCTACCTGATCGGCGACTCCGGTGCCGGGACGGCCGCGGTGATCGACCCGCGACCGGACTGCGGCGTCTACCTCGAACTCGCCGAGCGACACGGGCTGTCGATCACCCACGCGATCGAAACCCATATCCACGCCGACTTCCTGAGCGGCAGCCGGGCGTTGAAGTCCCGACTCGGCGGGGAGATCACGGTCTGCGTCAGCGGCGAGGAGGACCCCGACTACGGGTACGACGTGCGCCGCCTGCGGGACGGCGACCGACTGACCTTCGGCGACGTCACGTTGACCGCCCGCCACACGCCCGGCCACACGCCGGAGCACCTGGCCTACGAGGTGGCGGACGGCGACGACGTCGACAACCCGTGGGGCGTGTTCAGCGGCGACTCGCTGTTCGTCGGCAGCCTCGGCCGGCCGGACCTGCTCGGCGAGGAGGAGACTGAGGAACTGGCCAGGAAGCTGTTCCGCACGATGCGCGACTACTACCGCAACCTCGACGACGGCGTGCTGGTGTACCCCGGTCACGGCGCCGGCAGCGCCTGCGGCGCCGACATCGGCGATCGGCCGGTCACGACGATCGGCCGGGAGAAGCGGGAGAACGAAGCCCTCGACATCGACGACGAGGACGCCTTCCTGAAGTTTATCAAAGAGGGCGCCCCGCCGGTGCCGGCCCACTACCCGCGGCTGAAGAAGGTGAACCTTCAGCCGCACGACCTCGCCCGCGGCCCGGCCTGCCCGCCGCTGTCCGTGAAGGCGTTCCGGCAGCGGAGCGAGGACGGCGACGTGCAGTTGCTCGACACCCGCGACATGCTCGCCTTCGGAGGCGGTCACGTCCCCGGGGCGATCAACATCGGCGACCGGGACGAACTGAGCGTCTGGGCCGGCGATATGCTCGACCCGGACCGCCCGCTCCTACTCATCGCCTACGACGACGGGCTGATCCCGGAGCTCGTCACGCTGATCTACCGCGTCGGCTTCACCCGCTTCGCCGGCTACCTCGCCGGCGGCATGACCGCGTGGAACAACAGCGGCCTGCCGCTGGCGAAGGTCCGCGAGCTGACCGTGAAGGAACTGAACGAACGCCGGGGCGACGTGCAGCCGCTCGACGTCCGCAGCGACGGCGAGTGGGGCTCCGGCCGCGTGCCCGGGGCGACGCATTTCTACGTCGGCGAGATGCGGGACGGCAGCCTGCCGGACCTCGATAAGGACCGTCCCGTCGCCTGCTATTGCGGAAGCGGCTACCGGGCCAGCATCGCCGCCAGCCTGCTGAAACGCGGCGGCTTCGCCGAAGTGATCAACGTCCCCGGCAGCTGGGGCGCCTGGAAAAAGCAGGATCTGCCCGTCGAGGGCGGCGAATAA
- a CDS encoding bifunctional metallophosphatase/5'-nucleotidase has protein sequence MPNTSQARRRFLAALSAAAAQAPLAVAGAAMPAPAASGAAARPRRDRYVTLLYVNDSHGRHTGLAVEPGDATSQTGDPGRDWVEFERSGVIGGFARLATAAKRVRSRRPDEPVLLLHGGDTFSDDLLGNLTGGEAVVRLMNAVGFDFMALGNHDFDYGVEHTRSLQRLAEFPMRAANVTQSGKPFLGEPYKIFDAGGVRVATLALGYHNTPWTASDKLIEGLAFGDGVEAARKLVPRLRERADAVVVVSHQGPPMDAKLAQEVPGIDLILAAHSHDWPRPPRRVNGVPTVQALSDGLVLADVRLRVSPAGKVALDRADYEPLWADRFEEDAEIAALVEELRSPHRDALEEVVGRTSDRIGRQYASPSPFDHLVGRILMEEFDCQAAILPGVGYGVSLPKGDVTRERLYTLLPHPAKAVVVEMGGQAVLETLAQSAFNQNPPEPHLKVGGVVQTPGIGWRIDLTKPIGARVSDVTIAGRPVEPGASYRIATHSGPAGGVHRYQAVATAKRLAEPDVRVNELVERRLRAAGVVSAPDAGGACTLIPAPNDNPRVSP, from the coding sequence GTGCCGAACACGTCGCAGGCGCGTCGCCGGTTCCTCGCCGCCTTGTCCGCGGCGGCCGCCCAGGCCCCGCTCGCCGTCGCCGGCGCTGCAATGCCGGCGCCGGCGGCCTCCGGGGCGGCGGCCCGACCGCGGCGGGACCGTTACGTCACGCTGCTGTACGTCAACGATTCGCACGGCCGTCACACGGGCCTCGCCGTCGAACCGGGCGACGCCACCTCTCAGACCGGCGACCCCGGTCGCGATTGGGTCGAGTTCGAGCGCAGCGGCGTGATCGGCGGCTTCGCCCGGCTCGCCACGGCGGCGAAGCGCGTTCGGTCTCGCCGCCCCGACGAACCGGTCCTGTTGCTCCACGGCGGGGACACGTTCAGCGACGACCTGCTCGGCAACCTCACCGGGGGCGAGGCTGTCGTTCGCCTGATGAACGCCGTCGGCTTCGATTTCATGGCCCTCGGCAATCACGACTTCGATTACGGCGTCGAACACACGCGGTCGCTGCAACGACTCGCCGAGTTCCCGATGCGGGCGGCGAACGTGACGCAGTCCGGGAAGCCGTTCCTCGGCGAGCCGTACAAGATTTTCGACGCCGGCGGGGTGCGGGTCGCGACGCTCGCTCTCGGCTATCACAACACGCCGTGGACCGCCTCGGACAAGCTGATCGAGGGGCTGGCGTTCGGCGACGGGGTGGAGGCCGCCCGCAAACTCGTGCCGCGACTCCGCGAGCGAGCCGACGCGGTCGTGGTCGTGTCGCACCAGGGCCCGCCGATGGACGCGAAACTCGCACAGGAGGTTCCGGGCATCGACCTGATCCTCGCGGCCCACTCGCACGATTGGCCCCGGCCGCCGCGACGCGTGAACGGCGTGCCGACGGTCCAAGCGCTCTCCGACGGGCTCGTACTGGCCGACGTGCGACTGCGGGTTTCGCCCGCCGGGAAGGTCGCCCTCGACCGCGCCGACTACGAGCCGCTGTGGGCCGACCGGTTCGAGGAGGACGCGGAGATCGCCGCCCTCGTCGAAGAGCTCCGCTCGCCGCACCGGGACGCACTGGAGGAGGTTGTCGGCCGCACGTCCGACCGGATCGGTCGGCAATACGCGTCGCCCAGTCCGTTCGACCACCTCGTCGGCCGCATACTGATGGAGGAGTTCGACTGCCAGGCCGCGATCCTGCCGGGGGTCGGCTACGGCGTCTCGCTGCCGAAGGGCGACGTGACCCGCGAGCGGCTCTACACCCTGCTGCCCCATCCCGCGAAGGCCGTCGTCGTCGAGATGGGCGGTCAGGCCGTGCTCGAGACGCTCGCCCAAAGCGCCTTCAACCAGAACCCGCCCGAACCGCACCTGAAGGTCGGCGGGGTCGTTCAAACCCCCGGCATCGGCTGGCGGATCGACTTGACGAAGCCGATCGGGGCACGCGTGAGCGACGTGACGATCGCCGGCCGCCCCGTCGAACCGGGGGCGAGCTACCGCATCGCCACCCACTCCGGCCCCGCGGGCGGCGTGCACCGGTATCAGGCCGTCGCGACCGCGAAGCGGCTGGCGGAGCCGGACGTCCGCGTGAACGAACTCGTTGAGCGCCGTCTGCGCGCCGCCGGCGTCGTTTCCGCCCCCGACGCCGGCGGGGCCTGCACATTGATTCCCGCTCCGAACGACAATCCCAGAGTCAGTCCATAA
- a CDS encoding DsrE family protein gives MKTLMTLGLPTLVAAALVADPTGTPEFEYPLIKGHGGIVVLPEAAQQPKKSSKVVLDITSDEKSGGVIKGFDRAALILNQYTQAGAGTDDGLKMALILHGPATQAALRDDAYVKRSKPYAQAQGPSSNPNLDVIQKLRKEGVEIYVCGQALAHHGFATDEVAPEVTVAVSAATVNINLQMDGYAYLPFMD, from the coding sequence ATGAAGACCCTTATGACCCTCGGCCTTCCGACCCTCGTGGCGGCGGCGCTCGTCGCTGACCCGACGGGCACGCCCGAGTTCGAATATCCGCTGATCAAGGGGCACGGCGGGATCGTCGTGCTGCCCGAGGCCGCCCAGCAGCCTAAGAAGAGTTCCAAAGTGGTGCTCGACATCACCTCCGACGAGAAGTCGGGCGGCGTGATCAAGGGGTTTGATCGGGCGGCGCTCATCTTGAACCAGTACACACAAGCGGGGGCGGGAACCGACGACGGACTCAAGATGGCGCTCATCCTCCACGGCCCGGCGACGCAGGCGGCGCTCCGGGACGACGCCTACGTCAAGCGTTCCAAGCCCTACGCTCAAGCACAGGGGCCTTCGTCCAACCCGAACCTCGACGTCATCCAAAAACTCAGAAAGGAGGGGGTCGAAATTTACGTTTGCGGCCAGGCGCTGGCTCACCACGGGTTCGCGACGGACGAAGTCGCCCCGGAGGTTACGGTCGCGGTGTCCGCCGCCACGGTGAATATCAACCTGCAAATGGACGGCTACGCCTACCTCCCCTTTATGGACTGA
- a CDS encoding DUF6691 family protein, whose translation MFEEPIRLGLGLLTGIVFGFLLQKGRVAKYHVILGQLLLKDWTVVKIMGTAVVVGSVGVFALVDNNQTSLHIKPLLLGGVLVGAVLFGAGMAVLGYCPGTSVAACGEGRRDAMVGVLGMLVGAGLFVALYSPLQSLTKMWGDHGKLTLPELFGVSPWLLVAGLVAAGLLVVWFVESRPRRREPLETPGTRHAAG comes from the coding sequence ATGTTTGAAGAACCGATAAGGCTCGGCCTGGGCCTGCTCACCGGCATCGTCTTCGGGTTCCTGCTCCAAAAGGGGCGGGTCGCCAAGTACCACGTAATCCTCGGCCAATTATTGCTGAAGGACTGGACCGTGGTGAAGATTATGGGCACCGCCGTCGTCGTCGGCTCGGTGGGGGTCTTCGCCCTCGTCGACAACAACCAGACGTCGCTGCACATTAAGCCGCTCCTGCTCGGCGGCGTGCTCGTCGGGGCCGTGCTGTTCGGGGCGGGCATGGCTGTACTCGGCTACTGCCCCGGCACGAGCGTCGCCGCCTGCGGCGAGGGGCGGCGGGACGCGATGGTCGGCGTCCTCGGGATGCTCGTCGGGGCGGGTCTCTTCGTGGCCCTGTACTCGCCGCTGCAATCGCTGACCAAGATGTGGGGCGATCACGGGAAGCTCACGCTCCCCGAGTTGTTTGGCGTCTCTCCGTGGCTGCTTGTCGCCGGCCTCGTGGCCGCGGGCCTGCTCGTCGTCTGGTTCGTGGAATCCCGCCCCCGTCGTCGAGAACCGCTGGAAACGCCGGGTACGCGCCACGCCGCCGGGTGA
- a CDS encoding YeeE/YedE thiosulfate transporter family protein: MSNPLTKTAWSPYLVGAGIGILSWFAFATANHPLGITSAFENTAALAGQAVAPSLEKSHPYYVEKAEQGESPKIGWEWMLVLGVFVGALLSSLFSGDRTDLKVPPLWRSRFGNGTAKRLVVAFLGGAVMMFGARLAQGCTSGHGISGTLQFAASSWLFVVAMFAAAVATAFLLYGREGAKNV, from the coding sequence ATGAGTAACCCGCTGACGAAAACTGCGTGGTCCCCGTATCTCGTCGGCGCGGGCATCGGCATCTTAAGTTGGTTCGCCTTCGCCACGGCCAATCACCCGCTCGGGATTACCTCGGCCTTCGAGAACACCGCCGCCCTCGCGGGACAGGCGGTCGCGCCCTCCCTGGAGAAGTCGCACCCGTATTATGTGGAGAAAGCCGAGCAGGGCGAGTCGCCCAAGATCGGTTGGGAATGGATGCTCGTGCTCGGCGTATTCGTTGGGGCGCTGCTGAGTTCGCTGTTCTCAGGCGACCGCACAGATCTCAAGGTGCCGCCGCTCTGGCGGTCCCGGTTCGGCAACGGGACGGCGAAGCGGTTGGTCGTCGCCTTCCTCGGCGGGGCGGTGATGATGTTCGGGGCCCGGCTCGCTCAAGGCTGCACGAGCGGCCACGGGATCAGCGGGACCCTGCAATTCGCGGCGTCGAGTTGGCTGTTCGTCGTGGCAATGTTCGCCGCGGCGGTCGCCACGGCCTTCCTGCTCTACGGTCGAGAAGGAGCGAAGAATGTTTGA